From one Simplicispira suum genomic stretch:
- the nuoL gene encoding NADH-quinone oxidoreductase subunit L: MSQTLSASTLLIVPLAPLAGALLAGVLGTTFGGNWIGRRMSHTLTILGVLVAFVISAMTLKSVAVDGARFNESIYTWMEVGGLKMEVGFLIDSLTAMMMCVVTFVSLMVHIYTIGYMEEDEGYNRFFAYISLFTFSMLMLVMSNNMLQLFFGWEAVGLVSYLLIGFWYNKPSAIFANMKAFMVNRVGDFGFILGIGLIAAYANTLNYGEVFAKAGELGALSFPGTSWMLITVICICLFIGAMGKSAQFPLHVWLPDSMEGPTPISALIHAATMVTAGIFMVARMSPLFELSDAALNFILIIGAITALFMGFLGIIQNDIKRVIAYSTLSQLGYMTVALGASAYSVAVFHLMTHAFFKALLFLAAGSVIIGMHHNQDIRWMGAVRKYMPITWITFLLGSLALIGTPLFAGFYSKDSIIEAVHASTLPAAGFASFAVLAGVFVTAFYSFRLYFLVFHGKERFDQNPDAHHHAADEEPDPHGHHGDHSKPHETPWVVTVPLVLLAIPSVVIGFLTIGPMLFGDFFKDVIVVDAARHPAMAELAEAFHGPVAMALHGLTAAPFWLALAGVAASYYMYLVNPALPASIKRIFQPIYTLLENKYYLDWINENVLARATRGLGVALWKGGDQAVIDGALVNGSWKLVGWVAGVVRRVQTGYVYHYALVMILGIFVLMTYFVWLNK, from the coding sequence ATGAGTCAAACCCTTTCTGCTTCCACGCTGCTGATCGTGCCGCTTGCACCGCTTGCAGGCGCGCTGCTGGCCGGCGTGCTTGGAACCACGTTCGGCGGTAACTGGATCGGCCGACGCATGAGCCACACGCTCACCATTCTGGGTGTGCTCGTCGCCTTCGTGATTTCGGCCATGACGCTCAAGAGCGTGGCCGTCGATGGCGCCCGTTTTAACGAGAGTATCTACACTTGGATGGAGGTGGGCGGATTGAAAATGGAGGTGGGCTTTCTGATCGACAGCCTGACCGCCATGATGATGTGCGTCGTCACCTTCGTCTCGCTGATGGTTCACATCTACACCATCGGATACATGGAGGAGGACGAAGGCTACAACCGGTTCTTCGCCTACATCTCGCTGTTTACTTTCTCCATGCTGATGCTTGTCATGAGCAACAATATGCTGCAGCTCTTTTTCGGCTGGGAGGCCGTGGGCTTGGTGTCTTATCTGTTGATCGGTTTTTGGTACAACAAGCCGTCGGCGATTTTCGCCAACATGAAGGCTTTTATGGTGAACCGCGTGGGTGACTTCGGTTTCATCCTGGGTATCGGACTGATTGCTGCGTACGCCAATACGCTGAACTACGGCGAGGTATTTGCCAAGGCGGGTGAACTCGGCGCCTTGTCTTTTCCCGGAACGTCCTGGATGCTGATTACCGTTATCTGCATCTGTCTGTTCATCGGAGCCATGGGCAAGAGCGCGCAGTTTCCGCTGCACGTGTGGTTGCCAGACTCGATGGAAGGCCCAACGCCCATTTCGGCCTTGATCCACGCAGCCACCATGGTCACGGCAGGCATCTTCATGGTGGCGCGCATGTCGCCGCTTTTTGAGCTGTCTGACGCGGCCTTGAACTTCATTCTGATCATTGGGGCCATCACGGCGCTGTTCATGGGTTTTCTGGGAATCATCCAGAACGACATCAAGCGCGTCATCGCCTATTCGACCTTGTCGCAGCTGGGTTACATGACGGTAGCGCTCGGTGCATCGGCCTACTCTGTGGCCGTGTTCCATTTGATGACCCATGCCTTCTTCAAGGCATTGTTGTTCCTGGCTGCAGGCTCCGTAATTATCGGGATGCACCACAACCAGGATATTCGCTGGATGGGCGCGGTGCGCAAATACATGCCCATTACCTGGATCACATTTCTACTGGGTTCCCTGGCCCTGATTGGCACGCCGCTGTTCGCTGGTTTTTACTCCAAGGACAGCATCATTGAAGCAGTGCACGCGAGCACGCTGCCTGCAGCGGGGTTTGCTAGCTTTGCCGTGCTGGCCGGTGTTTTTGTCACGGCCTTTTATTCGTTCCGTCTGTATTTCCTGGTGTTCCACGGCAAGGAGCGCTTCGATCAGAATCCAGATGCGCACCACCACGCTGCAGACGAAGAGCCCGATCCGCACGGACACCATGGTGATCACAGCAAACCGCACGAGACGCCTTGGGTGGTCACGGTGCCTTTGGTGCTGTTGGCCATTCCCTCGGTCGTCATTGGCTTCCTCACCATTGGTCCGATGTTGTTCGGTGACTTTTTCAAGGATGTCATCGTTGTCGACGCCGCGCGGCACCCGGCGATGGCAGAACTGGCAGAGGCTTTCCATGGTCCGGTGGCCATGGCATTGCATGGTTTGACGGCAGCACCGTTCTGGCTGGCCCTTGCTGGTGTGGCGGCGTCGTACTACATGTACCTTGTCAATCCGGCGCTTCCGGCATCCATCAAGCGCATATTCCAGCCGATCTATACGCTGCTGGAGAACAAGTATTACCTTGACTGGATCAACGAGAACGTTCTGGCGCGCGCAACGCGTGGCCTCGGCGTAGCTCTGTGGAAGGGCGGTGATCAGGCAGTGATCGACGGTGCGTTGGTGAATGGTTCCTGGAAGCTCGTGGGCTGGGTTGCGGGTGTGGTGCGACGCGTTCAGACAGGTTACGTCTATCACTACGCGCTGGTCATGATTCTGGGAATCTTCGTGCTCATGACGTATTTCGTATGGCTCAACAAGTAG
- a CDS encoding NADH-quinone oxidoreductase subunit M, with protein MGLLSLAIWTPIAFGLLLLFMGRDEQAGAVRWLALIGAMAGLLVTFPLMAGFVPGTADMQFVEKLRWIDTVQIFYHLGVDGISFWFVPLTAFITVIVVIASWESITSRVNQYMAAFLILSGVMIGVFCALDGMLFYVFFEGTLIPMYLIIGIWGGPRKIYAAFKFFLYTLLGSLLMLIAMLYLYNEAGGSFDIASWHALPLSAHAQTMLFFAFFAAFAVKVPMWPVHTWLPDVHVEAPTGGSAVLAAIMLKLGAYGFLRFSLPIAPDASREWAWLMITLSLIAVIYVGLVAMVQKDMKKLVAYSSVAHMGFVTLGFFIFNDLGMSGGIAQMIAHGFVSAAMFLSIGVLYDRVHSREIADYGGVVNTMPNFTAFALLFAMANCGLPGTAGFVGEWMVILAAVKANFWLGLAAASALIWGAAYSLWMFKRVYLGPVGNTNVRAMLDIGRREFFVLALLTAAILAMGLYPKPVTDVTDASVAKLLQHVAVSKLN; from the coding sequence ATGGGTTTGTTGAGTCTTGCCATCTGGACGCCTATCGCGTTCGGACTCCTGCTGCTCTTCATGGGGCGTGATGAACAGGCCGGTGCCGTGCGCTGGCTCGCCTTGATTGGCGCCATGGCCGGATTGCTGGTCACGTTTCCCTTGATGGCCGGCTTTGTTCCGGGTACGGCGGACATGCAGTTCGTCGAGAAGCTACGTTGGATCGACACCGTCCAGATCTTCTATCACCTGGGCGTGGATGGAATCTCTTTCTGGTTTGTCCCGCTGACGGCCTTCATCACGGTGATCGTCGTGATTGCGTCCTGGGAATCGATCACGTCCCGCGTGAACCAGTACATGGCTGCGTTCCTCATTCTGTCCGGCGTGATGATCGGTGTGTTCTGCGCGCTTGATGGCATGCTGTTCTATGTCTTCTTCGAGGGCACCTTGATCCCCATGTACCTGATCATTGGTATCTGGGGTGGCCCGCGCAAGATCTACGCGGCGTTCAAGTTCTTTCTGTACACGCTGCTCGGCTCCTTGCTGATGCTGATCGCCATGCTCTACCTCTACAACGAGGCAGGTGGCAGTTTTGATATTGCCTCCTGGCATGCGCTGCCCTTATCGGCACACGCGCAGACCATGCTGTTCTTTGCCTTCTTTGCGGCGTTTGCCGTCAAGGTCCCGATGTGGCCGGTGCACACCTGGTTGCCTGACGTGCACGTCGAAGCGCCTACGGGCGGCTCGGCCGTGCTGGCGGCCATCATGCTCAAGCTAGGCGCCTACGGTTTTCTGCGCTTCTCTCTGCCTATCGCCCCTGACGCCTCGCGCGAATGGGCGTGGTTGATGATCACTCTGTCGCTTATCGCAGTGATCTATGTTGGCTTGGTGGCGATGGTGCAGAAGGACATGAAAAAGCTCGTTGCCTACTCATCGGTGGCGCACATGGGTTTTGTCACCCTGGGTTTTTTCATCTTCAATGACCTCGGGATGTCGGGCGGCATTGCCCAGATGATTGCGCACGGTTTCGTGTCCGCCGCCATGTTCTTGTCCATCGGCGTCCTGTATGACCGGGTGCACTCGCGCGAGATCGCCGATTACGGCGGTGTCGTCAACACCATGCCGAATTTCACCGCATTTGCCCTGTTGTTCGCTATGGCCAACTGCGGACTCCCAGGTACAGCAGGGTTTGTTGGCGAATGGATGGTGATCCTGGCGGCGGTGAAGGCCAATTTCTGGCTCGGCCTGGCTGCGGCAAGTGCCTTGATCTGGGGCGCTGCCTACAGCCTGTGGATGTTCAAGCGCGTGTACCTCGGCCCCGTCGGCAACACCAACGTGCGCGCCATGCTCGACATCGGACGGCGGGAATTCTTTGTGCTTGCGCTTCTCACGGCCGCCATCCTGGCCATGGGCCTGTACCCCAAGCCCGTGACTGACGTGACCGATGCCTCCGTGGCCAAGCTCCTCCAGCATGTGGCCGTGTCCAAGCTGAACTGA
- the nuoK gene encoding NADH-quinone oxidoreductase subunit NuoK, whose amino-acid sequence MSLTLGHFLSLGAILFALAVIGIFLNRKNLIVLLMSIELMLLAVNMNFVAFSHYLGDMHGQVFVFFILTVAAAESAIGLAILVLLFRNKSNINADALDTLQG is encoded by the coding sequence ATGAGCTTGACCTTGGGCCACTTCCTCTCGCTGGGTGCAATACTTTTTGCGCTTGCCGTCATCGGTATCTTTCTCAACCGCAAGAATCTGATCGTGCTGCTGATGTCCATCGAACTGATGCTGCTCGCGGTGAACATGAACTTCGTCGCTTTCTCGCACTATCTGGGCGATATGCACGGGCAGGTCTTTGTGTTTTTCATTCTCACGGTGGCAGCGGCCGAGTCGGCCATCGGTCTTGCCATCCTGGTGCTGTTGTTCCGCAACAAGTCCAACATCAATGCGGACGCGCTCGACACCCTGCAGGGTTGA
- a CDS encoding NADH-quinone oxidoreductase subunit J — translation MDAKTGFFYLFSVVLLFAAFRVITARNPVHAILHLMLAFSQASGLWLLLKAEFLAIVLVLIYLGAVMVLFMFVVMMLDIDMSGVRKGFWKHFPLAAAIGAAIALEMALVLMAGFRGMDEPKAMASAVDAAGQILPFSNAKALGQLMYTEYLLPVEIAAVILLVAMISAIALTLRKRKDSKAIDPSEQIRVRAQDRMRIVKLAPTMLAPEPEASAAAPETKA, via the coding sequence ATGGACGCCAAGACTGGTTTTTTCTATCTCTTCTCGGTGGTGCTGCTGTTTGCAGCCTTCCGGGTTATCACAGCACGAAATCCGGTGCATGCGATATTGCATCTGATGCTGGCTTTTTCGCAGGCTTCGGGCCTTTGGCTGCTGCTGAAGGCTGAGTTTTTGGCCATTGTGCTGGTGCTGATCTACCTGGGCGCCGTAATGGTGCTGTTTATGTTCGTAGTGATGATGCTGGACATTGACATGTCCGGCGTGCGCAAAGGGTTCTGGAAGCACTTTCCTCTGGCCGCTGCGATCGGCGCGGCCATTGCGCTGGAAATGGCTTTGGTGTTGATGGCAGGTTTTCGCGGCATGGACGAGCCCAAAGCCATGGCTAGCGCCGTGGATGCGGCGGGCCAGATTCTTCCGTTTTCCAATGCGAAGGCCTTGGGCCAGCTGATGTACACGGAGTACCTGCTTCCAGTGGAAATCGCTGCGGTGATTTTGCTCGTGGCCATGATTTCCGCCATTGCACTCACGCTGCGCAAGCGTAAGGACAGCAAGGCGATTGACCCATCGGAGCAGATTCGGGTGCGTGCGCAGGACCGCATGCGCATTGTCAAGCTCGCACCCACGATGCTGGCGCCCGAGCCCGAGGCATCAGCTGCAGCACCGGAGACAAAAGCATGA
- the nuoG gene encoding NADH-quinone oxidoreductase subunit NuoG — protein sequence MVEIELDGKKVEIAEGSMVMHAAEKAGTYIPHFCYHKKLTIAANCRMCLVDIEKSPKPMPACCTPVTQGMVVRTKSDKALKAQKSVMEFLLINHPLDCPICDQGGECQLQDLAVGYGASASRYEEEKRVVLHKDVGPLISMEEMTRCIHCTRCIRFGQEVGGIMELGMINRGEYAEITTVAGDTIDSELSGNMIDICPVGALTSKPFRYSARTWELSRRKSVSPHDSTGANLIVQVKNHRVMRVLPFENEDVNECWIADRDRFSYEALTGPDRLEHPMLKQGGEWREVDWQTALEYVANGLQDIDAEHGSASIGALVSPHSTLEELYLAGALVRGMGSGNIDYRLRNAEFEDAPGVRWLGQSIASLATLDSVLVLGSNVRKDHPLFAQRIRQAQRKGAVVSSINSVQPDWAMPVAHVMVAPASDWLRALAEVAAALGQSNAVSAPVSGIEPSAAAADIAKALLRGEQKAILLGNAAAHHSQASKLLALCNWIGAQTGASVGYLTEAANTVGAQWVKAVPNAGALNAAQMLSGSLKGVLLLNTEPVFDSAAGEGAASALAAADMVVTLSPFKTNMDFSDVLLPIAPFTETSGSFVNAEARLQSFNAVVRPLGETRPAWKVLRVLANLMEIPGFEFESSQDVLSQIAGAGGAATGIPTALLSNHSEALVSDVSGISDEAPVSAAIYQLDSLVRRSPSLQATRDGRAAAREVQP from the coding sequence ATGGTTGAAATTGAACTCGACGGAAAAAAGGTAGAGATCGCCGAAGGCAGCATGGTGATGCATGCGGCCGAGAAGGCGGGGACCTACATCCCGCATTTCTGTTATCACAAGAAGCTCACGATTGCCGCCAACTGCCGCATGTGTCTGGTGGACATCGAAAAGTCCCCCAAGCCCATGCCTGCCTGCTGCACACCGGTCACACAAGGCATGGTGGTGCGCACCAAGAGCGACAAGGCCCTCAAGGCACAGAAATCCGTCATGGAGTTTCTGCTTATCAACCATCCCTTGGACTGCCCGATCTGCGATCAGGGCGGTGAATGCCAGTTGCAGGATTTGGCGGTGGGTTATGGCGCTTCGGCCTCGCGCTATGAGGAAGAAAAGCGTGTCGTTCTGCACAAAGACGTAGGCCCCTTGATCTCCATGGAGGAGATGACCCGTTGCATCCACTGCACGCGCTGCATCCGCTTTGGCCAAGAGGTGGGCGGCATCATGGAGCTGGGCATGATCAATCGAGGTGAGTACGCCGAGATCACCACCGTGGCGGGCGACACCATCGATTCTGAACTCTCGGGCAACATGATCGACATTTGCCCGGTGGGGGCCCTCACCAGCAAGCCCTTTCGCTACAGCGCCCGCACCTGGGAGCTCTCCCGCCGCAAGTCCGTCAGCCCGCACGACTCTACGGGTGCGAACCTCATCGTTCAGGTGAAGAACCACCGTGTCATGCGCGTTCTTCCGTTTGAGAATGAGGACGTCAACGAATGCTGGATCGCTGACCGCGATCGCTTTTCCTACGAAGCGCTGACAGGGCCCGATCGACTGGAGCATCCCATGCTCAAGCAGGGCGGCGAGTGGCGGGAAGTCGACTGGCAGACGGCGCTCGAATACGTAGCTAACGGTTTGCAGGATATCGATGCGGAACACGGCAGCGCAAGCATTGGCGCGCTGGTCAGTCCGCACAGCACCCTGGAAGAGCTGTATTTGGCGGGTGCCTTGGTGCGCGGAATGGGCAGCGGCAACATCGATTACCGCTTGCGCAACGCAGAATTTGAAGACGCGCCGGGTGTGCGCTGGTTAGGGCAATCCATTGCGTCGCTCGCAACGCTTGACTCGGTGCTGGTGCTCGGCTCCAACGTTCGCAAGGATCATCCCTTGTTTGCACAGCGCATCCGCCAAGCCCAGCGCAAAGGCGCAGTGGTAAGTTCGATCAACTCAGTGCAGCCCGACTGGGCCATGCCGGTAGCCCACGTTATGGTGGCTCCCGCGTCGGACTGGTTGCGCGCTCTGGCCGAAGTCGCTGCTGCGCTCGGGCAGTCGAACGCAGTGTCTGCACCGGTTAGCGGGATAGAGCCGAGTGCTGCAGCAGCCGACATCGCCAAGGCCTTGTTGCGGGGCGAGCAGAAGGCCATTTTGCTGGGCAACGCTGCCGCCCACCACAGCCAGGCGTCGAAACTGCTGGCGCTGTGCAACTGGATCGGTGCGCAGACCGGCGCAAGCGTTGGCTACCTCACTGAAGCGGCCAACACCGTCGGTGCGCAGTGGGTGAAGGCGGTGCCGAATGCTGGGGCTCTGAATGCCGCGCAGATGCTTTCGGGATCGCTCAAGGGCGTACTGCTGCTCAACACCGAACCGGTCTTTGACTCGGCGGCAGGCGAGGGCGCTGCGAGCGCATTGGCAGCGGCTGACATGGTAGTGACGCTCAGCCCGTTCAAGACCAATATGGATTTCAGCGATGTGCTGCTGCCCATCGCTCCATTTACGGAAACCTCCGGCAGTTTTGTGAATGCGGAGGCGCGCTTGCAAAGCTTCAATGCCGTTGTCCGCCCTTTGGGCGAAACGCGGCCCGCTTGGAAGGTGCTGCGCGTGCTTGCCAATCTGATGGAAATTCCCGGTTTTGAATTTGAGTCTTCACAAGACGTGCTGAGCCAGATTGCCGGAGCGGGGGGTGCCGCGACCGGGATCCCAACCGCGTTACTGAGCAATCACAGCGAGGCACTCGTCTCCGACGTGAGCGGTATTTCCGACGAAGCACCCGTGTCTGCTGCCATCTACCAGCTCGATAGCTTGGTGCGGCGCTCACCGTCGTTGCAGGCGACGCGGGACGGTCGAGCTGCGGCCAGGGAGGTGCAGCCATGA
- the nuoI gene encoding NADH-quinone oxidoreductase subunit NuoI has protein sequence MAAVAAASFSVKDFFKSFLLVELVKGMVLTGRYAFRRKVTVQFPEEKTPLSPRFRGLHALRRYENGEERCIACKLCEAVCPAVAITIESDIRDDGSRRTTRYDIDLTKCIFCGFCEESCPVDSIVETHILEYHGEKRGDLYFTKDMLLAVGDRYETEIAAARAADAPYR, from the coding sequence ATGGCTGCCGTTGCTGCTGCATCTTTTTCCGTCAAGGATTTCTTCAAGAGCTTTTTGCTGGTGGAGCTGGTCAAGGGCATGGTCCTGACCGGGCGCTACGCGTTCCGACGCAAGGTGACCGTACAGTTCCCCGAAGAAAAGACACCCCTTTCACCTCGTTTTCGTGGCCTGCACGCACTGCGTCGCTACGAGAACGGGGAAGAGCGCTGCATTGCCTGCAAGCTGTGCGAGGCAGTTTGTCCTGCGGTGGCTATCACCATCGAGTCCGATATTCGTGACGATGGTTCGCGCCGTACCACCCGCTATGACATCGATTTGACGAAGTGCATTTTTTGCGGTTTCTGTGAGGAAAGCTGCCCCGTCGATTCCATCGTAGAAACACATATTCTTGAATACCACGGTGAAAAGCGTGGTGATCTGTATTTCACCAAGGACATGTTGCTGGCGGTCGGTGACCGCTACGAAACCGAGATTGCTGCTGCCCGAGCGGCAGACGCGCCTTACCGCTGA
- the nuoH gene encoding NADH-quinone oxidoreductase subunit NuoH produces the protein MIDALYNGGLHLLDQAWWTGAGWPVLWILIKIVVIVLPLMGAVAYLTLWERKLLGFMQVRHGPNRVGPLGLLQPIADALKLLTKEIIQPSAASKGLFVLGPVMAIMPALAAWVVIPFGPEVALSNINAGLLLLMAITSIEVYGVIIAGWASNSKYAFLGAMRASAQMVSYEIAMGFCFLVVIMVSGSMNLTEVVLGQGRGAMAANGLSFLSWNWLPLLPIFIVYLVSAVAETNRHPFDVVEGEAEIVAGHMVEYSGMGFAIFFLAEYASMWLVSILAVIMFLGGWLSPFAALDFIPGWIWLGIKTFLVVSMFIWIRATFPRFRYDQIMRLGWKIFIPVTLVWLLVIAGWLLSPWNIWK, from the coding sequence ATGATCGACGCGCTGTACAACGGGGGGCTGCATTTGCTGGACCAGGCTTGGTGGACAGGTGCTGGTTGGCCGGTGCTCTGGATTTTGATCAAGATTGTGGTCATCGTGCTGCCTTTAATGGGCGCAGTGGCCTATCTCACGCTCTGGGAGCGCAAGCTGCTCGGCTTCATGCAGGTGCGCCACGGCCCCAATCGCGTCGGGCCGCTGGGCTTGTTGCAGCCGATTGCTGACGCCTTGAAGCTGCTCACCAAGGAAATCATCCAGCCATCGGCGGCCTCCAAGGGTCTGTTTGTGCTGGGGCCAGTGATGGCCATCATGCCGGCACTGGCCGCCTGGGTGGTCATTCCTTTCGGGCCCGAGGTGGCGCTTAGCAATATCAACGCCGGGCTGCTGCTGCTGATGGCAATCACCTCCATCGAGGTGTATGGCGTGATCATCGCTGGCTGGGCTTCCAACTCGAAATACGCCTTTTTGGGTGCCATGCGCGCTTCGGCCCAAATGGTGAGCTATGAAATTGCCATGGGTTTCTGCTTTCTGGTGGTGATCATGGTGTCGGGCAGCATGAACCTCACCGAAGTCGTACTGGGCCAGGGGCGCGGCGCCATGGCGGCAAACGGCCTTTCATTCCTATCGTGGAACTGGCTGCCGCTGCTGCCCATTTTTATCGTCTACCTTGTGTCGGCTGTTGCCGAAACCAATCGCCACCCGTTCGACGTGGTCGAAGGTGAAGCAGAAATTGTGGCCGGCCACATGGTGGAATATTCTGGTATGGGGTTTGCCATCTTCTTCCTCGCCGAATACGCGAGCATGTGGTTGGTGTCGATTCTCGCGGTCATCATGTTCTTGGGAGGCTGGCTCTCTCCGTTTGCGGCGCTGGACTTCATTCCTGGCTGGATCTGGCTCGGGATCAAGACTTTCCTCGTGGTATCCATGTTTATCTGGATCCGCGCCACCTTCCCGCGCTTTCGCTATGACCAGATCATGCGCTTGGGCTGGAAGATCTTCATTCCTGTCACGCTGGTGTGGCTGCTCGTGATCGCGGGCTGGCTACTCTCGCCCTGGAATATCTGGAAATAA
- the nuoN gene encoding NADH-quinone oxidoreductase subunit NuoN — protein MIDNISWLAIYPEIVLLVMACVIALVDLAIHSPRRTGTYVLTLLTLGVVALLEGMYASRGNTFYGFGNMIVSDAMGNWLKCFAAIALMVTLIYGRPYAGDRDMLRGGELFTLSMFSLLGIFIMIGGNNFLVLYLGLELLTLSSYALVALRRDDATATEAAMKYFVLGAMASGFLLYGMSMVYGATGSLDIGEVFKAVNAGQIRHQVLVFGLVFIVAGLAFKLGAVPFHMWVPDVYEGAPTVVTLLVAGAPKLAAFAIVMRLLVDALLPLAIDWQQMLAVLAIGSLLVGNLAAIAQTNLKRMLAYSTISQMGFVLLGLMSGVINGTVDAATAQAAYSASMFYVVTYVLTTLAAFGVIMLLARSGFESDTIADMAGLNQRSPLYAGILAICMFSMAGVPPLVGFYSKLAVLQALVASGETLHIALAVFAVVMSLIGAFYYLRVVKVMYFDAPVQTAVVSAPLDVRMVLTLNGALLFVLGILPGGLMALCSDAILRSLAS, from the coding sequence ATGATTGACAACATCAGCTGGCTGGCCATTTATCCGGAGATCGTCCTGCTGGTCATGGCCTGCGTGATCGCGCTGGTTGACCTCGCCATACACAGTCCACGCCGCACCGGAACCTATGTGCTCACCCTGCTGACGCTGGGTGTCGTAGCGCTGCTGGAGGGCATGTATGCCAGCCGCGGCAATACCTTCTACGGTTTTGGCAACATGATCGTCAGTGACGCCATGGGCAACTGGCTCAAGTGCTTTGCCGCTATTGCGCTGATGGTCACACTCATTTATGGGCGCCCTTATGCAGGCGATCGCGACATGCTGCGCGGTGGTGAACTTTTCACGCTGAGCATGTTCTCGCTGCTGGGCATATTCATCATGATTGGCGGCAACAACTTCCTGGTGCTCTATCTCGGGCTGGAGTTGCTTACGCTATCGAGCTACGCACTGGTGGCGCTGCGGCGCGACGACGCAACCGCCACCGAAGCGGCGATGAAGTATTTCGTTCTTGGCGCGATGGCCAGCGGCTTCTTGCTCTATGGCATGTCCATGGTGTACGGCGCCACAGGTTCACTGGACATCGGTGAAGTCTTCAAGGCCGTCAACGCGGGCCAGATTCGCCACCAGGTGCTGGTGTTTGGTCTGGTGTTCATCGTGGCCGGCCTGGCATTCAAGTTGGGCGCTGTGCCGTTTCATATGTGGGTTCCCGACGTGTACGAAGGCGCTCCCACCGTAGTCACCTTGCTGGTTGCCGGCGCGCCCAAGCTTGCCGCCTTTGCGATCGTGATGCGCCTGCTGGTGGACGCCTTGCTGCCGCTGGCTATTGACTGGCAGCAAATGCTCGCCGTGCTGGCCATCGGTTCCTTGCTGGTGGGCAACCTGGCCGCCATTGCGCAGACCAATCTCAAGCGCATGTTGGCGTATTCAACGATTTCGCAAATGGGTTTCGTCCTGCTGGGCCTGATGTCGGGCGTCATCAATGGGACCGTGGATGCTGCCACCGCACAAGCGGCCTACAGCGCTTCCATGTTTTATGTGGTGACCTATGTGCTGACCACACTGGCCGCTTTTGGCGTGATCATGCTGCTTGCCCGCAGCGGTTTCGAGAGCGACACCATTGCCGATATGGCGGGGCTGAATCAGCGCAGCCCGCTGTATGCCGGCATTCTCGCGATCTGCATGTTCTCGATGGCAGGCGTACCTCCTTTGGTCGGGTTCTATTCCAAGTTGGCGGTACTGCAGGCGCTTGTGGCATCGGGCGAGACGCTGCACATTGCCTTGGCTGTGTTTGCCGTGGTCATGTCGCTCATCGGCGCGTTCTACTACCTGCGGGTGGTCAAGGTGATGTACTTTGATGCGCCGGTACAAACGGCGGTGGTGAGCGCACCACTGGACGTGCGCATGGTTTTGACGCTCAACGGCGCTCTGCTGTTCGTACTCGGGATTCTGCCAGGGGGGCTGATGGCCTTGTGCTCCGACGCCATCCTGCGTTCGCTGGCTTCCTG